From one Mycobacterium colombiense CECT 3035 genomic stretch:
- a CDS encoding zinc finger domain-containing protein, with protein sequence MAALGPDALDLDADALADVLSGNTGRIKTVITDQKVIAGIGNAYSDEILHVARISPFATAGKLSDAQLATLHDAMVSVLTDAVSRSVGQGAATLKGEKRSGLRVHARTGLPCPVCGDTVREVSFADKSFQYCPTCQTGGKILADRRMSRLLK encoded by the coding sequence ATCGCCGCGCTCGGCCCGGATGCGCTGGACCTGGACGCCGACGCGCTGGCCGACGTGTTGTCCGGCAACACCGGCCGGATCAAGACCGTCATCACCGACCAGAAGGTGATCGCCGGGATCGGCAACGCCTACAGCGACGAGATCCTGCACGTCGCGCGCATTTCGCCGTTCGCCACCGCGGGCAAGCTGTCCGATGCGCAACTCGCCACGCTGCACGACGCGATGGTCTCGGTGCTCACCGACGCGGTGAGCCGGTCGGTCGGGCAGGGGGCGGCCACGCTCAAGGGCGAGAAGCGCTCCGGATTGCGGGTGCATGCCCGCACCGGGCTGCCGTGCCCGGTATGCGGGGACACCGTGCGCGAAGTGTCGTTCGCGGACAAGTCTTTCCAGTACTGCCCGACGTGTCAGACCGGCGGCAAAATCCTGGCCGACCGGCGCATGTCGCGTTTGCTGAAGTAG
- the cobF gene encoding precorrin-6A synthase (deacetylating), with the protein MGRHIHVIGIGAGDPDYVTVQAIEALNDTQVFFAMDKGEQKSDLVALRRDICGRFIREPGYRFVELPDPKRSADTDYRDAVADWHAARAQIWADAISAELGPHGVGGFLAWGDPSLYDSTLRILDAVSERVDFTFDVIPGITAVQALTARHRIPLNEVGEPVVITTGRQLRTHGPTPGSAVVMLDADCSFQVCPPNTRIWWGAYLGTDDELLIAGTVGEVGPRIVSLRAEARDRHGWIMDTYLLRPAH; encoded by the coding sequence GTGGGCCGGCACATTCACGTCATCGGCATCGGCGCCGGCGATCCCGATTACGTGACCGTGCAGGCGATCGAGGCGCTCAACGACACCCAGGTGTTCTTCGCGATGGACAAGGGCGAGCAGAAGAGCGACCTGGTGGCGCTGCGACGCGACATCTGCGGCCGTTTCATCCGCGAGCCCGGCTACCGCTTCGTCGAGCTGCCCGACCCGAAGCGTTCGGCTGACACCGATTACCGGGACGCGGTGGCGGATTGGCACGCCGCCCGCGCGCAGATCTGGGCCGACGCCATCTCCGCCGAGCTCGGTCCGCACGGCGTCGGCGGGTTTTTGGCCTGGGGCGACCCGTCGCTTTACGACAGCACCCTGCGGATCCTCGACGCGGTTTCCGAACGGGTCGACTTCACGTTCGACGTCATCCCGGGCATCACCGCCGTTCAGGCGTTGACCGCCCGGCACCGCATCCCGCTCAACGAGGTCGGCGAGCCCGTTGTGATCACCACCGGGCGGCAGCTGCGCACCCACGGGCCGACGCCGGGATCCGCCGTCGTGATGCTGGACGCCGACTGCTCGTTCCAGGTCTGCCCGCCCAATACGCGAATCTGGTGGGGCGCCTACCTGGGTACCGACGACGAACTGCTCATCGCGGGCACGGTCGGCGAGGTGGGCCCCCGCATCGTTTCGCTGCGAGCCGAAGCCCGCGACCGGCACGGCTGGATCATGGACACCTATTTGCTGCGACCGGCACACTGA
- a CDS encoding AurF N-oxygenase family protein has protein sequence MTSAVKPVGPSREEFSDRLLKGSVKKSYEPVVDIDWDAPLDPDKFFLPPRLLSLYDTPMWDEMTREQQIELSRQELVNILSAGIWFENILNQALLRTIMHEDPTSRTTHYKLTELGDETRHMVMFGKAIERVGAKPVRPRLFHRLIINALPLWFQRGSTLWVAALIGEEIFDSLQRQMMDDPELQPIIQRLMRIHVTEEARHIQFARDGARKRVVEMPRLNRWLIANINGLGGYFFDYLFHYPVQYARAGLDPKRARKTARTNPHRRDTQVAGFAPLAAFLTEIGLMGPIARRGWKRSRFL, from the coding sequence ATGACCTCAGCGGTGAAGCCGGTAGGGCCGAGTCGTGAAGAATTCTCCGACCGCCTGCTGAAGGGCTCGGTCAAGAAGTCTTATGAGCCGGTCGTCGATATCGACTGGGATGCGCCATTGGATCCGGACAAATTCTTCCTGCCGCCGCGGCTCCTGTCGTTGTACGACACCCCGATGTGGGACGAGATGACCCGCGAGCAACAAATCGAACTGTCCCGCCAAGAACTCGTCAACATCTTGTCGGCCGGAATCTGGTTCGAGAACATACTCAATCAAGCCCTGCTGCGCACGATCATGCACGAGGACCCCACCAGCCGGACGACGCACTACAAGCTGACCGAGCTAGGCGACGAGACCCGCCACATGGTGATGTTCGGCAAGGCCATCGAGCGCGTCGGCGCCAAGCCGGTGCGCCCCCGGCTGTTTCATCGCCTGATCATCAACGCGCTGCCGCTGTGGTTTCAACGGGGCTCCACGCTGTGGGTGGCCGCGCTGATCGGCGAGGAGATCTTCGACTCGCTGCAACGGCAGATGATGGACGACCCGGAGCTGCAGCCGATCATCCAGCGCCTCATGCGGATTCACGTCACCGAAGAGGCCCGTCACATCCAGTTCGCCCGAGACGGCGCGCGCAAGCGCGTGGTCGAGATGCCTCGCCTCAACCGCTGGCTCATCGCCAACATCAACGGGCTCGGCGGGTATTTCTTCGACTACTTGTTCCACTACCCGGTCCAATACGCGCGGGCGGGGCTCGACCCGAAGCGCGCACGCAAGACCGCGCGCACCAACCCGCATCGCCGCGACACGCAGGTTGCCGGCTTCGCGCCGCTGGCGGCGTTTTTGACTGAGATCGGCCTGATGGGCCCGATCGCGCGGCGCGGCTGGAAGCGCAGCAGGTTTCTGTGA
- a CDS encoding DUF4873 domain-containing protein: protein MPPVSGRDEFGGASFHAAAWDSGFDPSGKHIAVVGTDSAAAHHLGRLTDEAAAVTVFAYAPRRVVPEVPAWSTRAKRWLRRHSRPAARPSIAIVASALEAVTASGLRTVDGVDHRADAIIYGTGYFIPEDADDRTLVGAAGLTIRQAWHDGMEPFCGVAIRGFPNYFFVTGPDPDAQARYVAECLKVMTRTASGRIEVRASSQRVFNERALLRPAEPPPVASAFELSASAPAGADTYDGAATLEIAGAQHPVRVRLTGHLDPIDGRYHWRGTLFGSPSGPLSGDVLKQSRTGTLTVGERSAPARVDEQTPWGTHSIVGVGAPPYALSDH from the coding sequence CTGCCCCCCGTCTCCGGGCGCGACGAGTTCGGCGGAGCGTCGTTTCACGCCGCGGCGTGGGACTCCGGATTCGACCCGTCGGGCAAGCACATCGCGGTGGTCGGCACCGACTCCGCGGCCGCTCATCACCTCGGGCGGCTGACCGACGAGGCCGCGGCGGTCACCGTGTTCGCGTACGCGCCGCGTCGCGTCGTGCCCGAGGTGCCGGCGTGGTCCACCCGCGCAAAGCGCTGGCTGCGCCGCCACAGCCGGCCGGCCGCACGGCCTTCAATCGCGATCGTCGCATCGGCGCTCGAGGCGGTGACCGCATCTGGCCTGCGGACCGTCGACGGGGTCGACCACCGCGCCGATGCCATCATCTACGGCACCGGCTACTTCATCCCCGAGGACGCCGACGACCGGACGCTGGTCGGCGCGGCCGGGCTGACCATCCGGCAGGCCTGGCACGACGGCATGGAGCCGTTCTGCGGGGTGGCGATTCGCGGGTTTCCCAATTACTTCTTCGTCACCGGTCCCGATCCGGACGCCCAGGCGCGCTACGTCGCCGAGTGCCTGAAAGTCATGACGCGCACGGCCAGTGGCCGCATCGAGGTGCGCGCCAGCAGCCAGCGGGTGTTCAACGAGCGCGCCCTGCTACGACCGGCCGAGCCTCCGCCGGTGGCGTCCGCGTTCGAGCTCTCGGCCAGCGCGCCCGCCGGTGCCGACACGTACGACGGCGCCGCCACGCTGGAAATCGCCGGCGCGCAGCATCCCGTGCGGGTCCGGCTGACCGGTCATCTGGACCCGATCGACGGCCGCTACCACTGGCGGGGAACGCTGTTCGGTTCCCCATCGGGGCCGCTGTCCGGCGACGTCCTGAAGCAATCCCGGACGGGCACGCTCACGGTCGGCGAGCGCAGCGCGCCGGCGCGCGTCGACGAACAGACACCGTGGGGGACGCACTCGATCGTCGGAGTGGGCGCTCCGCCCTACGCGCTGAGCGACCACTGA
- a CDS encoding STAS domain-containing protein, with the protein MSPVAVAMRTDDSIAVLTVDGELDAAHSTALRERILKATLDDAAAVIVNVSGLTVHTESAWTAFMGAYWQAGSAPHIPIVLVCTNKATREAITKSGVAHFMPVYASEKAALKALGQNSRRPVRRADVQLPADLTSLRESRRLVREWLTTWSQSKLIPVALVVVNVFVENVLEHTASVPAVRIEAQGTTATIAVSDASNTPAVRLPSPKKGIDVSGLAIVDALSRAWGSTPTSSGKTVWAVIGPENQL; encoded by the coding sequence ATGAGCCCGGTGGCCGTTGCGATGCGGACGGATGACTCGATTGCCGTCCTGACCGTCGACGGCGAGCTTGATGCCGCCCACTCGACCGCGCTGCGCGAACGCATCCTCAAGGCCACGCTGGACGATGCCGCCGCCGTCATCGTCAACGTCTCCGGGCTCACGGTGCACACCGAATCGGCATGGACGGCCTTCATGGGCGCGTACTGGCAGGCCGGCAGCGCCCCCCACATTCCGATCGTGCTGGTCTGCACCAACAAGGCGACGCGCGAGGCGATCACCAAGAGCGGTGTCGCCCACTTCATGCCGGTCTATGCGAGCGAGAAAGCCGCGCTGAAGGCGCTCGGCCAGAACAGTCGTCGCCCGGTGCGCCGCGCCGATGTGCAGCTGCCCGCCGACCTGACCAGCCTGCGCGAGTCACGCCGCCTGGTCCGCGAATGGCTCACCACCTGGTCGCAGTCCAAGCTCATTCCGGTGGCACTGGTGGTGGTCAACGTTTTCGTGGAGAACGTGCTGGAGCACACCGCGAGTGTCCCGGCGGTGCGCATCGAAGCGCAGGGCACCACGGCGACCATCGCGGTGTCGGATGCGAGCAATACGCCCGCCGTGCGGCTGCCGTCGCCGAAGAAGGGCATCGACGTGTCCGGGCTGGCGATCGTCGACGCGTTGTCCCGAGCCTGGGGCAGCACCCCCACCTCGTCCGGGAAGACGGTGTGGGCGGTCATCGGCCCCGAGAACCAGCTTTAG
- a CDS encoding VOC family protein, whose product MSGESAAPAGFHSVTPRMVVSDVAVAVEFMRAVFGATGSVVAGRPVELRIGDSVVMVSEAGERDAFPAFLYIYVDDADAVYRRGLAAGAVIVEEPWDTPYGDRRAMLRDVFGNLYQVATRIDTTAP is encoded by the coding sequence ATGTCCGGGGAGTCGGCTGCGCCCGCTGGATTTCATTCCGTCACGCCGCGAATGGTCGTGAGTGACGTGGCTGTGGCGGTCGAATTCATGCGCGCGGTATTCGGTGCGACCGGATCGGTTGTAGCGGGGCGCCCGGTCGAACTGCGAATCGGGGATTCGGTCGTCATGGTGTCCGAGGCCGGCGAGCGTGACGCATTTCCCGCGTTTCTGTACATCTACGTCGATGACGCGGACGCCGTCTATCGGCGGGGCCTCGCGGCCGGAGCGGTCATCGTCGAGGAACCCTGGGATACGCCGTACGGCGACAGGAGAGCAATGCTGCGTGATGTGTTCGGCAACCTTTACCAGGTAGCGACTCGTATCGACACAACGGCACCATGA
- a CDS encoding LLM class flavin-dependent oxidoreductase, producing the protein MRFTYAEAMTDFRYYIPLAKAAEAAGYDAMTIADSIAYPYESDSKYPYTPDGNREFLDGKEFIETFVLTSALGAVTTKLRFNFFVLKLPIRPPALVAKQIGSLAAMTDNRVGFGVGTSPWPEDYELLGVPFARRGKRMDECIEIIQGLTTGDYFEFHGEFYDIPKTKMTPAPTKPVPILIGGHADAALRRAARLDGWMHGGGDPEELDHLLAKLKKFREEAGKTGPFEIHVISADAYTADGIKRLEDKGVTDVIVGFRIPYIKGKDTEPLDSKIRNLEMFAENVIAKL; encoded by the coding sequence GTGCGGTTTACCTACGCAGAGGCGATGACGGACTTTAGGTATTACATCCCGCTGGCCAAGGCAGCCGAGGCGGCCGGCTACGACGCCATGACGATCGCCGACAGCATCGCCTACCCTTACGAATCCGACTCGAAGTACCCCTACACCCCGGACGGCAACCGAGAGTTCTTGGACGGTAAGGAGTTCATCGAAACCTTCGTCCTCACTTCGGCATTGGGCGCGGTGACCACGAAGCTGCGGTTCAACTTCTTCGTGCTCAAGCTGCCCATCAGGCCACCGGCGTTGGTGGCCAAGCAGATCGGGTCACTGGCCGCGATGACGGACAACCGGGTGGGCTTCGGCGTCGGCACCAGCCCGTGGCCGGAGGACTACGAGTTGCTGGGTGTCCCGTTCGCCAGGCGCGGCAAGCGGATGGACGAGTGCATCGAGATCATCCAGGGCCTCACCACCGGCGACTATTTCGAATTCCACGGCGAGTTCTATGACATCCCCAAGACCAAGATGACCCCGGCCCCCACCAAGCCCGTCCCGATCCTGATCGGCGGTCACGCCGACGCCGCACTGCGGCGCGCCGCGCGCCTGGACGGCTGGATGCACGGCGGCGGCGACCCCGAGGAACTCGACCACCTGCTGGCCAAGCTGAAGAAGTTCCGTGAAGAAGCCGGCAAGACCGGGCCGTTCGAGATCCACGTCATCTCGGCTGACGCCTACACCGCCGACGGCATCAAACGGCTCGAGGACAAGGGCGTCACCGACGTCATCGTCGGCTTCCGCATCCCCTACATCAAGGGCAAGGACACCGAGCCGCTGGACAGCAAGATCCGCAACCTGGAGATGTTCGCCGAGAACGTCATCGCGAAGCTTTAG